The proteins below come from a single Plantactinospora sp. KBS50 genomic window:
- a CDS encoding DUF4178 domain-containing protein: protein MNGMLAYGVTGLGCLLAVAGIVIAVVALRTAQRRNSPGSGGPVDPFRQPDDDADALRGDPRRLRPGDIVEIRGTSYGVRGSLHFSEGDWGWAEHLLDDAHGVKRWLSVEEDPDLELVLWTAAPGATVTPGPSTLDFEGRRYTSDESGQARYTGVGTTGLNPSGSVRYHDYRGPDGSLLSFEAYGDSGAWEVGLGEPLRRPEVMIYPATGPEQPGQGR, encoded by the coding sequence GTGAACGGGATGCTGGCGTACGGGGTGACCGGGCTGGGCTGCCTGCTCGCGGTCGCGGGAATCGTGATCGCCGTGGTGGCGCTGCGCACGGCTCAACGCCGCAACTCGCCGGGGAGCGGCGGTCCGGTGGACCCGTTCCGGCAGCCGGACGACGACGCCGACGCGCTGCGCGGCGACCCGCGCCGGCTGCGGCCGGGCGACATCGTGGAGATCCGCGGCACGTCGTACGGCGTCCGCGGCTCGCTGCACTTCAGCGAGGGCGACTGGGGTTGGGCGGAACACCTGCTGGACGACGCGCACGGCGTCAAGCGCTGGCTCTCCGTCGAGGAGGATCCCGACCTCGAACTGGTGCTCTGGACGGCGGCGCCGGGCGCGACCGTCACGCCCGGTCCGTCCACCCTGGACTTCGAGGGCCGGCGGTACACCAGCGACGAGTCCGGACAGGCCCGCTACACCGGCGTCGGCACCACCGGGCTCAACCCGAGCGGATCGGTCCGCTACCACGACTATCGCGGCCCGGACGGGTCGCTGCTGTCCTTCGAGGCGTACGGCGACAGCGGTGCCTGGGAGGTCGGCCTCGGTGAGCCGCTGCGGCGCCCCGAGGTGATGATCTATCCGGCCACCGGGCCGGAGCAGCCGGGCCAGGGGCGCTGA